A window of the Rhodoferax sp. GW822-FHT02A01 genome harbors these coding sequences:
- a CDS encoding HlyD family type I secretion periplasmic adaptor subunit translates to MKLPFLKSKDKGAPAAPKPAKAAKPVKPAESKSAKVGKGKTVIEYLPDADEIERSPVPRYAQFTLHLLLVALLTFIIWATVSELDQVVVARGQLTNPLPNVVVQPLDTSIIQTVDVRQGQVVKKGDKLATLDATFAKADESQLKVRLASLETQIRGIELELNGSNANLSVPTTDDERLQANLLAERRANYRAQELKLTESAAKLRAALATNRSDQRQIESRLRSMKEMEAMQEKMVAQKYGAPLQLLEAQQRSKEVQRDLELAQNREKELRLELSAFDAEKTAFERNWRQKAMEELLTVSRERDSILQQLQKADLRTQLVTLYAPVDGVVLEIAKLSPGSIVRGAETFFTLVPLNAKLEAEVQINSGDVGYIKAGLPVHIKLDAFPFQRHGTLDAKVVSVSEDAFKRDAAGKSGSDAYYLGHIALEHTDLKNMMDGSRLLPGMTLSAEIVVGKRSMISYLAWPLTKGLDEAVREPK, encoded by the coding sequence ATGAAGCTGCCGTTTCTGAAATCCAAAGACAAGGGTGCACCTGCCGCGCCCAAGCCGGCCAAGGCTGCCAAGCCGGTCAAACCGGCCGAGAGCAAGTCCGCCAAGGTGGGCAAGGGCAAGACCGTCATCGAGTACCTACCGGATGCCGACGAGATAGAGCGCAGCCCGGTTCCGCGGTATGCCCAGTTCACCCTGCATCTGCTGTTGGTGGCGCTGCTGACCTTCATCATCTGGGCCACTGTGTCTGAACTGGATCAGGTGGTGGTCGCACGGGGCCAGCTGACCAATCCCTTGCCCAATGTGGTGGTGCAGCCCCTGGACACCTCCATCATCCAGACCGTGGACGTGCGCCAGGGTCAGGTGGTGAAAAAGGGTGACAAGCTGGCCACGCTGGATGCCACCTTTGCCAAGGCCGATGAATCGCAGCTCAAGGTGCGGCTGGCCAGCCTGGAGACGCAGATCCGCGGCATTGAACTCGAACTCAACGGCTCCAATGCCAACCTGAGTGTGCCGACGACCGATGACGAACGATTGCAGGCCAATCTGCTGGCCGAGCGCCGCGCCAACTACCGCGCCCAGGAGCTCAAGCTCACGGAGTCGGCCGCCAAGCTGCGGGCCGCCCTTGCCACCAACCGCAGCGACCAGCGCCAGATTGAGTCGCGCCTGCGCTCCATGAAGGAGATGGAAGCGATGCAGGAAAAGATGGTGGCCCAGAAATACGGCGCACCGTTGCAACTGCTGGAAGCGCAGCAACGCAGCAAGGAGGTCCAGCGTGACCTGGAGCTGGCCCAGAACCGGGAAAAGGAGCTGCGGCTGGAACTCTCCGCCTTTGACGCGGAGAAAACCGCCTTCGAGCGCAACTGGCGCCAGAAGGCCATGGAAGAGCTGCTCACCGTGTCGCGCGAGCGCGACTCCATCCTGCAGCAATTGCAGAAGGCGGACCTGCGTACCCAACTGGTGACGCTGTACGCGCCGGTAGATGGCGTGGTGCTGGAAATTGCCAAGCTGTCACCCGGCTCCATCGTGCGGGGCGCGGAGACCTTCTTCACCCTGGTCCCTCTGAATGCCAAGCTGGAAGCGGAAGTGCAGATCAACTCGGGCGATGTGGGCTACATCAAGGCCGGTCTGCCGGTGCACATCAAGCTCGACGCCTTTCCGTTCCAGCGCCATGGAACACTGGATGCGAAGGTTGTCTCGGTCAGCGAGGATGCCTTCAAGCGAGACGCCGCGGGCAAGTCCGGCTCCGATGCTTACTACCTGGGTCACATTGCGTTGGAACACACCGACTTAAAGAATATGATGGACGGATCCAGACTGCTTCCGGGGATGACTTTGAGTGCGGAAATCGTAGTGGGCAAGCGCTCCATGATTTCCTACCTGGCCTGGCCATTGACCAAAGGATTGGATGAAGCAGTCAGAGAGCCCAAATAA
- a CDS encoding peptidase domain-containing ABC transporter translates to MAERFPHTTVQCIAAIAQHHRLPINPERLIEDYALVGEEPSKATVLRIATDIGLKAKADRLTWSNLLAQGGVFPLIARMKDGTSVIVVGANAKDGEKVAVLNPAATTPTEVLLLNQQQFCAHWDGEVFLMKRIYTLPEEGQPFGFRWFIPDILKQKAALRDIAVAAIAMHFLALGSPIFFQLVIDKVLVHQSVSTLWVLGVGIVIALIFDSLFGYLRQILTLSATNKIDMRLTRKTFAHLLSLPIDYFETTTAGVITRHMQQVDKIRAFLTGRMFFTVLDATSLVIFLPLLFTYSVQLALITLVFTLLIAGIVALMVPTFQKRLKDLYQAEGERQSMMVETIHGMRTVKALAIEPAQRRLWDQRSAHSINMHFRVGKLAVTGNAVTDFLGKLLPVVIIVMGAQQVFDQTMTVGALIGFQMITGRVTGPLISIVGLVNDYQETMLSIKMMGEVMNRPSEGRATSGGLRPELAGEVAFDNVTFRYPGSSINALDRASFTIPAGKVVGIVGRSGSGKSTLTKVIQGLYTIQEGVVRFDRTDAREIELAHLRRQIGVVLQENFLFRGSVRDNIAMAKPESTFEQIVAAAEAAGAAEFIERMPQGYNTMLEENAANLSGGQKQRLSIARALLTNPRILILDEAASALDPESEAIFMNNLTRIAVGRTVIMVSHRLSTLVNAHAILVMQQGKLMDSGRHEELVARCETYQQLWNQQTSHL, encoded by the coding sequence ATGGCCGAAAGATTTCCCCACACCACTGTCCAATGCATTGCTGCCATTGCACAGCACCACCGGTTGCCGATCAATCCTGAGCGATTGATTGAAGACTATGCCTTGGTGGGGGAAGAGCCGTCCAAAGCAACCGTACTGCGCATTGCCACGGACATTGGCCTGAAGGCCAAGGCCGACCGACTGACCTGGTCCAATCTGCTGGCCCAAGGTGGCGTGTTCCCGCTGATCGCCCGCATGAAGGACGGCACCAGTGTGATCGTGGTGGGTGCCAACGCCAAGGACGGTGAAAAGGTTGCGGTACTGAACCCGGCTGCGACCACCCCCACCGAAGTGCTGCTATTGAATCAGCAGCAGTTCTGCGCCCACTGGGATGGTGAAGTCTTCCTCATGAAGCGTATCTACACGCTGCCGGAAGAAGGACAACCCTTTGGCTTTCGCTGGTTCATACCGGACATCCTGAAGCAGAAGGCGGCCCTGCGCGACATTGCCGTGGCTGCCATCGCCATGCACTTTCTGGCGCTGGGCTCGCCCATCTTCTTTCAGCTGGTGATCGACAAGGTGCTGGTGCACCAAAGCGTGTCCACGCTGTGGGTGTTGGGGGTGGGGATCGTGATCGCGCTGATATTCGACTCCTTGTTCGGCTATCTGCGCCAAATCCTGACCCTGTCGGCGACCAACAAGATCGACATGCGTTTGACGCGCAAAACCTTCGCCCATCTGCTGTCGCTGCCGATTGACTACTTCGAGACGACCACTGCGGGCGTGATCACCCGGCACATGCAGCAGGTGGACAAGATACGGGCCTTCCTGACCGGACGCATGTTCTTTACCGTGTTGGACGCCACATCGCTGGTGATCTTCCTGCCGCTGCTGTTCACCTACTCGGTACAACTGGCCCTGATCACCCTGGTGTTTACCTTGCTGATAGCGGGTATCGTCGCGCTGATGGTGCCTACCTTCCAGAAGCGGCTCAAGGATTTGTACCAGGCGGAAGGCGAGCGCCAATCGATGATGGTGGAGACCATTCACGGCATGCGCACGGTCAAGGCACTGGCCATCGAGCCGGCCCAACGGCGCTTGTGGGACCAGCGCTCGGCGCACTCCATCAACATGCATTTCCGCGTCGGCAAGCTGGCCGTCACCGGCAACGCCGTGACCGACTTTCTGGGCAAGCTGCTGCCGGTGGTCATCATCGTGATGGGTGCGCAGCAGGTGTTCGACCAGACCATGACCGTGGGCGCACTGATCGGCTTCCAGATGATTACCGGGCGCGTCACCGGGCCCCTGATCTCCATTGTGGGACTGGTCAACGACTACCAGGAAACCATGCTGTCCATCAAGATGATGGGCGAAGTGATGAACCGGCCCTCGGAAGGGCGGGCGACGTCGGGCGGCTTGCGCCCTGAACTGGCTGGCGAGGTGGCATTCGACAACGTCACTTTCCGCTACCCCGGCTCCAGCATCAATGCGCTGGACCGCGCCTCGTTCACTATTCCCGCCGGCAAGGTGGTGGGCATCGTGGGCCGCAGCGGCTCGGGCAAGTCCACGCTGACCAAGGTGATTCAGGGGCTCTATACCATTCAGGAAGGCGTGGTCCGCTTCGACCGCACCGATGCACGCGAAATTGAACTGGCCCATCTGCGTCGGCAGATCGGCGTCGTGCTGCAGGAGAATTTTCTGTTCCGCGGCTCGGTGCGCGACAACATCGCCATGGCCAAGCCCGAGTCCACCTTCGAACAGATCGTGGCAGCGGCGGAGGCCGCGGGTGCCGCCGAGTTCATCGAGCGCATGCCCCAGGGCTACAACACCATGTTGGAGGAAAACGCGGCCAATCTGTCGGGCGGCCAGAAGCAGAGGTTGTCGATCGCACGTGCCCTGCTGACCAACCCGCGCATACTGATCCTGGATGAAGCGGCCAGCGCCTTGGACCCCGAGAGCGAAGCCATCTTCATGAACAACCTCACGCGCATTGCCGTGGGGCGTACCGTGATCATGGTGTCGCACCGCCTCTCCACGCTGGTCAATGCGCATGCCATCCTGGTGATGCAGCAAGGCAAGCTGATGGATAGCGGGCGCCATGAGGAACTGGTTGCCCGCTGTGAAACCTATCAGCAACTCTGGAATCAGCAGACGAGCCACCTATGA